Proteins encoded within one genomic window of Halomonas sp. YLGW01:
- a CDS encoding Bcr/CflA family multidrug efflux MFS transporter, producing MSLSTRRVALLVAANTALAPFAIDAYLPAMPALAKAVGASIHHTELSISVFLFGFALGQLTGGPLSDRLGRKPVLLTGLVVFCLASLAITQVSSLQTLWAFRFVQALGGGACVVNSAAIVRDCFSGREAAKVMSTMAMIMMLAPLAAPAVGSGLLYLADWWLIFVFLAVYAAFLGWLLGTRLPETRSPDQPVASFRQVLGNYASVFRHREGMGYICAVAMAFAGMFAFITASPFLYMDHYGLSPAMYPVVFGANVVVMAASNRLNIRLLRHRSPQQNLRLGLGMQLLAASGLVLVVATGQDALVTVVPLIMLFMGQVGLITPNAMSSLLEKFSHMSATATALLGSIQFSCGALAGVLVSAFEVESPWPMVLTMLGVATMGNLGVRVLVGRHANT from the coding sequence TTGTCACTGAGTACTCGAAGAGTGGCCCTGTTGGTGGCCGCCAACACGGCCCTGGCGCCCTTTGCCATCGATGCCTACCTGCCGGCGATGCCGGCCCTGGCGAAGGCCGTGGGTGCCAGCATTCATCACACCGAACTGTCGATCAGCGTCTTCCTGTTCGGCTTCGCCCTCGGCCAGTTGACCGGTGGCCCCCTGTCCGACCGTCTGGGCCGCAAGCCGGTCCTGTTGACCGGGCTGGTGGTGTTCTGTCTGGCCAGCCTCGCAATTACTCAGGTGAGCTCGCTTCAGACCCTGTGGGCCTTTCGCTTCGTGCAGGCGCTTGGGGGCGGGGCCTGCGTGGTCAACTCGGCGGCCATCGTGCGCGACTGCTTCAGTGGCCGGGAGGCCGCTAAGGTGATGTCGACCATGGCCATGATCATGATGCTAGCGCCGCTGGCGGCTCCGGCGGTGGGCAGCGGCCTCCTGTACCTGGCCGACTGGTGGCTGATCTTCGTCTTCCTGGCCGTCTATGCCGCCTTCCTGGGCTGGCTGCTCGGCACCCGTCTGCCCGAGACCCGCTCTCCCGACCAGCCAGTGGCCTCCTTCCGGCAGGTGCTGGGTAACTACGCAAGCGTCTTTCGCCATCGCGAGGGCATGGGCTACATCTGTGCGGTGGCGATGGCCTTCGCCGGCATGTTCGCCTTCATTACCGCCTCGCCCTTCCTGTACATGGATCACTACGGCCTTTCGCCGGCCATGTACCCGGTGGTGTTCGGGGCCAACGTGGTGGTCATGGCCGCGTCGAACCGGCTCAACATCCGCCTGCTGCGCCACCGCTCACCTCAGCAGAACCTGCGCCTGGGGCTTGGCATGCAGCTGCTGGCGGCCAGCGGGCTGGTACTGGTGGTGGCCACGGGCCAAGACGCGCTGGTGACGGTGGTACCGCTGATCATGCTGTTCATGGGCCAGGTGGGCCTGATCACCCCCAATGCCATGAGCTCGCTGCTGGAAAAATTCAGTCACATGAGCGCTACCGCCACGGCGCTGCTGGGCAGCATCCAGTTCTCCTGCGGCGCCTTGGCCGGGGTCCTGGTCAGCGCCTTCGAGGTCGAGAGCCCCTGGCCGATGGTGCTGACCATGCTCGGCGTCGCAACCATGGGCAATCTGGGGGTACGGGTACTGGTGGGGCGTCATGCCAACACCTGA
- a CDS encoding PstS family phosphate ABC transporter substrate-binding protein, whose translation MNRILKTTAIAAAVMGFATAAQARDQVRIVGSSTVYPFASYVAEEFGATTDFPTPVIESTGSGGGLRLFCNGIGEGTPDITNASRRIKVSEFERCAENGVTDITEAFIGYDGIAFAQSNANDTMNVTREQIFMALAAQVPVDGELVDNPYTQWNEIDASLPAREIAVYGPPTTSGTRDAFEELVMEAASEEMAAYGGEGYTDIRTDGAFIDAGENDNLIVQRLSENTDAFGIFGYSFLEENADTLKGSTIDGVAPSAEAIGSGEYPVSRSMFFYVKNQHADDVPAMAEYANLFMSEKMIGDIGYLKGIGLIPAPKEMRAEAREQVANHETLELSDIK comes from the coding sequence ATGAACCGTATTCTCAAGACCACCGCCATTGCTGCCGCCGTGATGGGCTTCGCCACCGCCGCCCAGGCTCGTGATCAGGTCCGCATCGTCGGCTCCAGCACCGTGTACCCGTTTGCCAGCTACGTGGCCGAGGAATTCGGTGCCACCACCGATTTCCCGACACCGGTCATCGAGTCCACCGGTTCCGGCGGCGGTCTGCGCCTGTTCTGCAACGGCATCGGTGAGGGCACCCCGGACATCACCAACGCCTCGCGCCGCATCAAGGTCTCCGAGTTCGAGCGTTGCGCCGAGAATGGCGTCACCGACATCACCGAGGCCTTCATCGGCTACGACGGCATCGCCTTCGCCCAGTCCAACGCCAACGACACGATGAACGTGACCCGCGAGCAGATCTTCATGGCCCTGGCCGCCCAGGTGCCGGTCGATGGCGAGCTGGTCGACAACCCCTACACCCAGTGGAACGAGATCGACGCTTCCCTGCCGGCCCGCGAGATCGCCGTCTACGGCCCGCCCACTACCTCCGGCACCCGTGATGCCTTCGAGGAGCTGGTGATGGAAGCCGCTTCCGAAGAGATGGCCGCCTACGGTGGTGAGGGCTACACCGACATCCGTACCGACGGCGCCTTCATCGATGCCGGCGAGAACGACAACCTGATCGTTCAGCGTCTGTCCGAGAACACCGACGCCTTCGGCATCTTCGGCTACTCCTTCCTGGAGGAGAACGCCGACACCCTGAAGGGCTCCACCATCGACGGCGTGGCGCCGTCCGCCGAGGCCATCGGCAGCGGCGAGTACCCGGTATCGCGCTCCATGTTCTTCTACGTGAAGAACCAGCACGCCGACGACGTCCCGGCCATGGCCGAGTACGCCAACCTGTTCATGAGCGAGAAGATGATCGGGGACATCGGCTATCTCAAGGGCATTGGTCTGATTCCGGCGCCGAAGGAGATGCGCGCCGAGGCCCGCGAGCAAGTGGCCAACCACGAGACACTGGAACTGTCTGACATCAAGTGA
- the pstC gene encoding phosphate ABC transporter permease subunit PstC produces the protein MQTNQLILLFSGALLVLGLIAFFMGRAKAAKVRAAGTAMYAQPDQYAWFAALATAGPAVAVGAIGSFVLLLMGAEIPTLYLLAGSLVVAAAGMMVAMTQVRPDFHARKAIESTIRFVLAGAAMISIFTTFGILFSIINEALRFFQMQGFWDFITGTTWNPGASFLAAAGRAEEGATAAQFGSVPLFAGTFMITLIAMLVAIPVGLMSAIYMSEYAPKQVRTIAKPVLEVLAGIPTVVYGFFAAITVAPIIVSAADAVGLEASFNNALAPGIVMGIMIIPFISSLSDDVINAVPDSMRQGSLALGMTRAETIKDVVVPAALPGIISASLLAMSRALGETMIVVMAAGMRPNLTANPLEDMTTVTVRIVAALTGDQEFASAETLSAFALGLVLFVVTLALNMVSVIMIRRFREKYRSNNL, from the coding sequence ATGCAGACCAACCAACTGATCCTGCTATTCAGCGGCGCCTTGCTGGTGCTGGGTCTGATAGCCTTCTTCATGGGCCGTGCCAAGGCGGCCAAGGTGCGTGCCGCCGGCACGGCGATGTATGCCCAGCCCGACCAGTACGCCTGGTTTGCCGCCCTGGCCACGGCCGGGCCGGCGGTGGCCGTGGGGGCCATCGGCTCCTTCGTGCTGCTGCTGATGGGGGCCGAGATCCCCACCCTCTATCTGCTGGCCGGCAGCCTGGTGGTGGCCGCCGCCGGCATGATGGTGGCCATGACGCAGGTGCGTCCCGATTTCCACGCCCGCAAGGCCATCGAGAGCACCATCCGCTTCGTGCTGGCCGGCGCGGCGATGATCTCGATCTTCACCACCTTCGGGATCCTGTTCTCGATCATCAACGAGGCGCTGCGCTTCTTCCAGATGCAGGGCTTCTGGGACTTCATCACCGGGACCACCTGGAACCCCGGCGCCAGCTTCCTGGCCGCCGCCGGCCGTGCCGAGGAAGGCGCCACGGCCGCCCAGTTCGGGTCGGTGCCGCTGTTCGCCGGTACCTTCATGATCACCCTGATCGCCATGCTGGTGGCCATCCCGGTGGGCCTGATGTCGGCGATCTACATGTCCGAGTACGCCCCCAAGCAGGTGCGTACCATCGCCAAGCCGGTGCTCGAGGTGCTGGCGGGTATCCCCACGGTGGTCTACGGCTTCTTCGCCGCCATCACCGTGGCGCCGATCATCGTCAGCGCCGCCGATGCGGTCGGCCTGGAGGCCTCCTTCAACAACGCCCTGGCCCCCGGCATCGTGATGGGCATCATGATCATTCCCTTCATCTCTTCGCTGTCGGATGACGTCATCAATGCGGTGCCTGACAGCATGCGTCAGGGCTCGCTGGCGCTGGGCATGACCCGCGCCGAGACCATCAAGGACGTGGTGGTGCCGGCCGCCCTTCCGGGCATCATCTCCGCCTCCTTGCTGGCCATGTCGCGGGCGCTGGGCGAGACCATGATCGTGGTCATGGCCGCCGGCATGCGCCCCAACCTGACCGCCAACCCGCTGGAAGACATGACCACGGTGACCGTGCGCATCGTGGCGGCGTTGACCGGTGACCAGGAGTTCGCCAGCGCCGAGACGCTGTCGGCCTTCGCCCTGGGCCTGGTGCTGTTCGTGGTGACCCTGGCGTTGAACATGGTCTCGGTGATCATGATCCGCCGCTTCCGCGAAAAGTATCGCTCCAACAACCTGTGA
- the pstA gene encoding phosphate ABC transporter permease PstA, whose translation MRQSFDEISAQLKRRHRKSARLKWMSMGALGLAGLFLVFFFTDMLIKGLPAFQQAQIQVQVDYNEMAQEIPLAAVEEDVRPLVSRGYLRLIPGRMEDDPDLLGTTRMEWVLADGQVDQYLKGHHSKLSGSEQAVVDALAAEGRAELKFNTTFFSRGDSKMPELAGIASAAMGTVMTLLVTLAVAFPIGVMTAVYLEEFAPDNRFTQIIEININNLAAIPSILFGLLGLAIFINFFGVPRSSPLVGGLTLALMTLPVIIIATRTALRSVPDTIRHAAFGVGCSRWQVVRDHVLPVSMPGIMTGSIIGLAQAMGETAPLIIVGMVAFIPDVSATITEAATVLPAQIFTWAGEPDRAFTEKTAGGILVLLTILITLNATAVVLRKKFERRW comes from the coding sequence ATGAGACAATCCTTCGATGAGATCAGCGCCCAGCTCAAGCGCCGCCATCGCAAGTCTGCCCGCCTGAAGTGGATGTCGATGGGGGCCCTGGGCCTGGCCGGCCTGTTCCTGGTGTTCTTCTTCACCGACATGCTGATCAAGGGCCTGCCGGCCTTCCAGCAGGCCCAGATCCAGGTGCAGGTCGACTACAACGAGATGGCTCAGGAGATCCCCCTGGCGGCGGTCGAGGAAGATGTGCGCCCGCTGGTCAGCCGCGGCTACCTGCGCTTGATTCCCGGCCGCATGGAAGACGACCCCGACCTGCTCGGCACCACCCGCATGGAGTGGGTGCTGGCCGACGGCCAGGTCGATCAGTACCTCAAGGGGCATCACTCCAAGCTGAGCGGCAGCGAGCAGGCAGTGGTCGATGCACTCGCCGCCGAGGGGCGCGCCGAGCTCAAGTTCAACACCACCTTCTTCAGCCGTGGCGATTCCAAGATGCCGGAACTCGCCGGTATCGCCTCCGCGGCCATGGGCACGGTGATGACCCTGCTGGTGACCCTGGCGGTGGCCTTCCCGATCGGCGTGATGACGGCGGTGTATCTCGAGGAGTTCGCCCCCGACAACCGCTTCACTCAGATCATCGAGATCAACATCAACAACCTGGCGGCGATCCCCTCGATCCTGTTCGGCCTGCTGGGTCTGGCGATCTTCATCAACTTCTTTGGCGTGCCGCGCTCCTCGCCGCTGGTGGGTGGCCTGACGCTGGCGCTGATGACCCTGCCGGTGATCATCATCGCTACCCGCACGGCGCTTCGCAGCGTGCCGGATACCATTCGTCATGCCGCCTTCGGGGTAGGCTGCTCGCGCTGGCAGGTGGTGCGTGACCATGTGCTACCGGTCAGCATGCCGGGCATCATGACCGGCTCGATCATCGGCCTGGCCCAGGCCATGGGCGAGACCGCGCCGCTGATCATCGTCGGCATGGTGGCCTTCATTCCGGACGTCTCGGCGACCATCACCGAGGCGGCCACGGTGCTGCCCGCGCAGATCTTCACCTGGGCCGGCGAGCCGGATCGCGCCTTCACCGAGAAGACCGCCGGCGGCATTCTGGTGCTGTTGACCATCTTGATCACACTCAACGCCACGGCCGTGGTGTTGCGCAAGAAATTCGAACGTCGCTGGTAA
- the pstB gene encoding phosphate ABC transporter ATP-binding protein PstB, producing MSGHDTGQPVTRNEQANHELSIRVRDLNLWYGETQALKNINIDVFQKNVTALIGPSGCGKSTFLRCLNRMNDLIPSVSLEGLIEMDGRDVNEAKMDEVALRRRVGMVFQKPNPFPKSIYENIAYAPRMHDLVSRKADQDELVEKALRDAGLWNEVKDKLHEPGTSLSGGQQQRLCIARAIAVQPDVILMDEPTSALDPISTATIEDLIDKLKQDFTIITVTHNMQQAARVADYTAFFHLGELVEYNDTKTMFANPHTKKAEDYITGRYG from the coding sequence ATGTCAGGTCACGATACCGGCCAGCCGGTTACCCGCAACGAACAGGCCAACCATGAGCTGAGCATTCGCGTGCGCGATCTCAATCTCTGGTACGGCGAGACTCAGGCGCTGAAGAACATCAATATCGATGTCTTCCAGAAGAACGTCACCGCCCTGATCGGCCCCTCGGGCTGCGGCAAGTCGACCTTCCTGCGCTGCCTCAACCGCATGAACGACTTGATCCCCAGCGTGAGTCTCGAGGGCCTGATCGAGATGGACGGCCGGGACGTCAACGAGGCCAAGATGGACGAGGTCGCCCTGCGGCGTCGGGTGGGCATGGTCTTCCAGAAGCCCAATCCCTTCCCCAAGTCGATCTACGAGAACATCGCCTACGCGCCGCGCATGCATGATCTGGTCAGCCGCAAGGCCGACCAGGACGAGCTGGTGGAGAAGGCGCTGCGCGATGCCGGTCTGTGGAACGAGGTCAAGGACAAGCTCCACGAACCCGGCACCTCGCTGTCCGGCGGCCAGCAGCAGCGTCTGTGCATCGCCCGCGCGATCGCCGTGCAGCCCGATGTGATCCTGATGGATGAGCCGACCTCGGCGCTGGACCCGATCTCCACGGCGACCATCGAGGACCTGATCGACAAGCTCAAGCAGGACTTCACCATCATCACGGTGACTCACAACATGCAGCAGGCGGCGCGCGTGGCAGACTACACCGCCTTCTTCCACCTGGGGGAACTGGTCGAGTACAACGATACCAAGACCATGTTCGCCAACCCGCATACCAAGAAGGCCGAGGACTACATCACGGGCCGCTACGGCTAG
- a CDS encoding acetyl-CoA C-acyltransferase, translating into MSDSPEILILAATRTPMGGMLGSLASLTAPELGATAIRAALSQAGVEAAAVDEGIFGCVLPAGVKQGPARQAMRQAGVPDAVGATTINKLCGSGMKATMLAHDLIRAGSGELVLAGGMESMSNAPHVLTKARRGYRLGHGELKDHMFLDGLEDAETGQLMGVFAQTIADQRGYSRERMDDFAIASLERAMAAHEAGHLDGELAPVTVSSRSGDSVVEHDEQPFQARLDKIRGLRPAFAKDGTITAANASSISDGASALVLASPQAAEAHGARPLARILGHSTHSQHPSEFTIAPVGAIGKLMKRLDWTVDDVDLFEINEAFAVVTLLTMDGLDIPHDKVNVFGGACAQGHPIGSTGSRIIATLINALRVTGGKRGIASLCIGGGEATAVAVELCD; encoded by the coding sequence ATGTCCGATTCCCCCGAGATCCTGATCCTGGCCGCGACCCGCACGCCGATGGGCGGCATGCTGGGTAGCCTTGCGAGCCTCACCGCCCCGGAGCTCGGCGCCACCGCCATCCGGGCGGCCCTGTCCCAGGCCGGCGTCGAGGCCGCCGCCGTCGACGAGGGCATCTTCGGCTGCGTGCTGCCGGCCGGGGTCAAGCAGGGCCCGGCCCGCCAGGCGATGCGCCAGGCCGGCGTGCCCGATGCCGTCGGCGCCACCACCATCAACAAGCTGTGCGGCTCCGGCATGAAGGCCACCATGCTGGCGCACGACCTGATCCGCGCCGGCAGCGGTGAGCTCGTGCTGGCGGGCGGCATGGAATCGATGTCCAATGCCCCCCACGTGCTGACCAAGGCTCGCCGCGGCTATCGCCTGGGCCACGGCGAACTCAAGGATCACATGTTCCTGGATGGCCTCGAGGATGCCGAGACCGGGCAGCTGATGGGCGTGTTCGCCCAGACGATCGCCGATCAGCGCGGCTACAGCCGCGAACGCATGGACGACTTCGCGATCGCCTCCCTGGAGCGCGCCATGGCCGCCCACGAGGCCGGCCACCTGGACGGAGAACTGGCGCCGGTGACGGTCAGCAGTCGCAGCGGCGACAGCGTGGTCGAGCACGATGAGCAGCCCTTCCAGGCGCGCCTCGACAAGATCCGCGGCCTGCGCCCGGCCTTCGCCAAGGACGGCACCATCACCGCCGCCAACGCCAGTTCGATCTCCGATGGCGCCTCGGCACTGGTGCTGGCCAGCCCCCAGGCCGCCGAGGCCCACGGCGCCCGCCCGCTGGCCCGCATCCTCGGCCACAGCACCCACTCCCAGCACCCCAGCGAGTTCACCATCGCCCCGGTGGGTGCCATCGGCAAGCTGATGAAGCGCCTCGACTGGACGGTAGACGACGTCGATCTCTTCGAGATCAACGAGGCCTTCGCGGTGGTCACCCTGCTGACCATGGACGGTCTCGACATTCCCCACGACAAGGTCAACGTCTTCGGCGGCGCCTGCGCCCAGGGCCATCCGATCGGCTCGACCGGCTCGCGGATCATCGCCACCCTGATCAATGCCCTGCGCGTCACCGGCGGCAAGCGCGGCATCGCCAGCCTGTGCATCGGCGGCGGCGAGGCCACCGCCGTGGCCGTCGAGCTTTGCGACTGA
- a CDS encoding SDR family NAD(P)-dependent oxidoreductase has product MQVHARTFLITGAASGLGAATAERLVAAGARVVLCDLNEAVDALAARLGDAATACRGDVTQEADIQAAVDLALASGGLHGVVHCAGVVSVAKLLDREGKPADLAAYARTVEINLIGTFNVLRLAAAAMAGNAPGEDGERGVIVTTASVAAFDGQVGQAAYSASKAGVAGMTLPLARELSRHGIRVMSIAPGVFETPMMSGIPEEAVASLSAAVPFPKRLGKPAEFASLAEQIITNVMLNGEVIRLDGGIRMQ; this is encoded by the coding sequence ATGCAAGTCCACGCGCGAACCTTTCTGATCACCGGCGCCGCCTCGGGGCTCGGCGCCGCCACCGCCGAGCGCCTGGTCGCCGCCGGCGCCCGGGTGGTGCTGTGCGACCTGAACGAGGCGGTGGACGCCCTGGCCGCCCGGCTCGGCGACGCGGCCACGGCCTGTCGCGGCGACGTGACGCAGGAGGCCGATATCCAGGCCGCCGTCGATCTCGCCCTGGCGAGCGGCGGCCTGCACGGTGTCGTGCACTGCGCCGGGGTGGTCAGCGTGGCCAAGCTGCTCGATCGAGAGGGCAAGCCCGCCGATCTCGCTGCTTATGCCCGCACCGTCGAGATCAACCTGATCGGCACCTTCAATGTCCTGCGCCTGGCCGCCGCCGCCATGGCCGGCAACGCCCCGGGCGAGGACGGCGAGCGCGGCGTGATCGTCACCACCGCCTCGGTGGCGGCCTTCGATGGCCAGGTGGGGCAGGCCGCCTACAGCGCCTCCAAGGCCGGCGTGGCGGGCATGACCCTGCCGCTGGCCCGGGAGCTGTCGCGCCACGGGATCCGGGTGATGAGCATCGCCCCCGGCGTCTTCGAGACGCCGATGATGAGCGGCATTCCCGAGGAGGCGGTGGCGTCGCTGTCCGCCGCCGTGCCCTTCCCCAAGCGCCTCGGCAAGCCCGCGGAATTCGCGAGCCTCGCCGAGCAGATCATCACCAACGTGATGCTCAACGGCGAGGTGATCCGTCTCGATGGCGGCATCCGCATGCAGTAG
- a CDS encoding HTH domain-containing protein — translation MSRKTRLQDLVRVLRGHEGPVSGTTLAETLGISLRTLYQDVAVLKAVGAEIEHLPNSGYALAPGVLLPALMLSEEELDALALGLDRVEAAAGPLAEPAAQLRSKMAKALPDDQARRLTGLGLTGPGGFAPDSSTLDTATFDNAALDTARPDGQAVDRAGAAPAIGQQAASSDELVFYTNPLSRGGIVHWLLEELGVPYRMEMLEYGTTMKSPEFLAINPMGKVPAIRHGEVVVTETAAICAYLADAFPEAGLAPSAPLRGDYYRWLFFAAGPMETAASLEGLLGVHPDARQQMQLGCGSLAAVLDTLAGALANKRYIAGDAFSAADIYVSSHLGWGMQFGTIPWRPEFEAYWAGLRDRPARLRCEAFVAEAMALTA, via the coding sequence ATGTCCCGTAAGACTCGCCTGCAGGATCTTGTCCGTGTGCTGCGCGGCCACGAGGGGCCGGTAAGCGGTACGACGCTGGCCGAGACCCTGGGCATTTCGCTGCGTACCCTCTACCAGGATGTCGCGGTGCTGAAGGCGGTCGGCGCCGAGATCGAACATCTCCCCAATTCAGGCTATGCCCTCGCTCCTGGTGTCCTGTTGCCGGCGCTGATGCTCAGCGAGGAAGAGCTCGATGCCCTGGCCCTGGGCCTCGACAGGGTCGAGGCAGCGGCGGGGCCCCTGGCGGAGCCGGCCGCCCAGCTACGCAGCAAGATGGCGAAGGCTCTGCCCGACGACCAGGCGCGGCGCCTGACGGGCCTTGGCCTGACGGGGCCCGGCGGCTTTGCTCCCGACAGCTCGACTCTCGATACGGCGACGTTCGACAACGCCGCCCTCGACACGGCGAGACCGGACGGGCAGGCGGTCGACCGTGCCGGCGCGGCGCCGGCGATCGGCCAGCAGGCCGCGTCCTCGGATGAGCTGGTCTTCTATACTAATCCCCTGTCCCGGGGCGGCATCGTGCACTGGCTGCTCGAAGAGCTCGGTGTGCCCTATCGCATGGAGATGCTGGAGTACGGCACGACCATGAAGTCACCGGAGTTCCTGGCCATCAACCCGATGGGCAAGGTGCCGGCGATTCGCCACGGCGAAGTGGTGGTCACCGAGACCGCCGCCATCTGCGCCTACCTCGCCGACGCCTTCCCCGAGGCCGGCCTGGCACCGTCCGCGCCGCTGCGGGGGGATTACTACCGCTGGCTGTTCTTCGCCGCCGGCCCAATGGAAACCGCCGCTTCCCTCGAGGGGCTGCTCGGCGTCCATCCGGACGCGCGTCAGCAGATGCAGCTCGGCTGCGGCAGCCTCGCGGCGGTGCTCGACACCCTGGCCGGCGCCCTGGCGAACAAGCGCTATATCGCCGGTGATGCCTTCAGCGCCGCGGATATCTATGTGAGCTCTCATCTCGGCTGGGGCATGCAGTTCGGCACGATTCCCTGGCGTCCCGAGTTCGAGGCCTACTGGGCCGGCCTTCGGGATCGGCCGGCGAGGCTGCGCTGCGAGGCCTTCGTGGCCGAGGCCATGGCGCTCACGGCTTAG
- the cobO gene encoding cob(I)yrinic acid a,c-diamide adenosyltransferase yields MTDRDTRHQQSMQKLKAHVDEKVANANGERGLLLVFTGNGKGKTTAAWGTVTRALGYGYRVGVVQFIKGLWECGERERLIDDANLEVAIMATGFTWDTQNRESDTRACQEVWQEAKRMLEDPECYLVVLDEITYMLKFGYLDSDEVIAALENRPAEQTVIITGRNAHRDLLAMADTITEMQETRHAFNADLKARRGIDY; encoded by the coding sequence ATGACCGATCGCGACACGCGCCACCAGCAATCGATGCAGAAACTCAAGGCCCACGTGGACGAGAAGGTGGCCAACGCCAACGGGGAGCGCGGCCTGCTGTTGGTCTTCACCGGCAACGGCAAGGGCAAGACCACCGCGGCCTGGGGCACCGTGACACGGGCGCTGGGCTACGGCTATCGCGTAGGCGTGGTCCAGTTCATCAAGGGGCTGTGGGAGTGCGGCGAGCGGGAGCGGTTGATCGACGATGCCAACCTCGAGGTCGCGATCATGGCCACCGGCTTCACCTGGGATACCCAGAACCGGGAAAGCGACACCCGGGCCTGCCAGGAGGTCTGGCAGGAAGCCAAGCGCATGCTCGAGGATCCCGAGTGCTACCTGGTGGTGCTCGACGAGATCACCTACATGCTCAAGTTCGGCTATCTGGACAGCGACGAGGTCATCGCCGCCCTCGAGAACCGTCCCGCGGAGCAGACGGTGATCATCACCGGCCGCAACGCCCATCGCGACCTTCTCGCCATGGCCGACACGATCACCGAGATGCAGGAGACGCGCCACGCCTTCAATGCCGATCTCAAGGCTCGCCGCGGCATCGATTACTGA
- a CDS encoding FAD-binding oxidoreductase: MSRECHDSDTIVLGAGMVGVSIAYHLARRGRSVVLVDRRAPGHETSFGNAGIIQREAVAPYAFPRDARTLLQVVPNRRIDIRYRPAGMLGAAGALFRYWQNSAPGAYARILPEYASLISLSTQEHAPMIAAAGAESLICRDGWLEMYRTPEAFEARLARATVLAERFGLTLERLDRAALAEREPELSKEAIGAILWRDSWTVADPGALVAAYAEAFEALGGRVVKANVTSMAQGEGDWRVTTETGELRARNLVMAMGPWAGDWLSRLGYRLPLFVKRGYHMHYAPPQGRGLRHWIMDAEVGYVVAPMRDGVRLTTGAELAPRDAPPELDQLDAAEAVARRLVPLGARLSDTPWKGARPCTADMKPVIGPAPEHDGLWFAFGHGHQGFTLGPATGRLLGEMMDGETPAIDMTPFRADRF, encoded by the coding sequence ATGTCAAGGGAGTGTCATGACAGCGATACCATCGTGTTGGGGGCCGGCATGGTCGGGGTTTCGATCGCCTATCACCTGGCCCGGCGGGGACGTTCGGTGGTGCTGGTCGATCGTCGAGCACCGGGCCATGAGACCTCGTTCGGCAATGCCGGCATCATTCAGCGCGAGGCGGTGGCGCCCTATGCCTTCCCGCGGGACGCCCGGACGCTGCTGCAGGTCGTGCCCAACCGGCGCATCGACATCCGCTACCGGCCCGCCGGCATGCTCGGCGCGGCCGGTGCGCTGTTTCGCTATTGGCAGAACTCGGCGCCCGGCGCCTATGCCCGCATCCTGCCGGAATATGCCTCCCTGATCAGCCTGTCGACCCAGGAGCATGCGCCGATGATCGCCGCGGCCGGGGCCGAGTCCCTGATTTGTCGGGACGGCTGGCTGGAGATGTATCGCACCCCCGAGGCATTCGAGGCGCGCCTGGCCCGAGCGACCGTGCTGGCCGAGCGCTTCGGCCTCACCCTCGAGCGACTGGATCGGGCGGCACTCGCCGAGCGGGAGCCCGAGCTCTCCAAGGAGGCCATCGGCGCGATCCTGTGGCGCGACAGCTGGACCGTCGCCGACCCCGGTGCCCTGGTGGCCGCCTACGCCGAGGCGTTCGAAGCCCTGGGAGGACGGGTGGTCAAGGCTAACGTCACCTCGATGGCGCAGGGCGAGGGCGACTGGCGGGTCACGACCGAGACCGGCGAGTTGAGGGCCCGCAACCTGGTGATGGCCATGGGCCCCTGGGCCGGTGACTGGCTGAGCCGCCTGGGCTACCGGCTGCCGCTGTTCGTCAAGCGGGGCTATCACATGCATTACGCCCCGCCGCAAGGGCGCGGGCTCCGTCACTGGATCATGGATGCCGAGGTCGGCTATGTGGTGGCGCCGATGCGGGACGGGGTGCGCCTGACCACCGGTGCCGAGCTGGCGCCCCGGGACGCGCCGCCGGAACTGGACCAGCTCGATGCCGCCGAGGCCGTGGCGCGCCGCCTGGTGCCGCTGGGGGCGCGCTTGAGCGATACCCCCTGGAAGGGCGCTCGCCCCTGCACCGCCGACATGAAGCCGGTGATCGGCCCGGCGCCCGAGCACGACGGCCTGTGGTTCGCCTTCGGCCACGGCCACCAGGGCTTCACCCTGGGCCCGGCAACCGGCCGCCTGCTCGGCGAGATGATGGATGGCGAGACGCCCGCCATCGACATGACGCCCTTCCGGGCGGATCGCTTCTAG